One Melanotaenia boesemani isolate fMelBoe1 chromosome 8, fMelBoe1.pri, whole genome shotgun sequence DNA segment encodes these proteins:
- the lrrc8da gene encoding volume-regulated anion channel subunit LRRC8D, which yields MFTLTEIASLNDIQPTYRILKPWWDVFMDYLGLVMLMLAVFAMTMQITKDQVACLPCVEEEHCPKQNMANATSGSCTAITTPLPTKDQPNKVDKEIHTTHQQTALATEQFASQAQPTGVKTNLDFQQYVFINQICYHVALPWYSKYFPYLTLIHTIILMVSSNFWFKYPKTSSKIEHFVSILGRCFESPWTTKALSETACEHSEENKQRLPVTSSVPYQVSLEGKDEDSNANQSTPILGDFRFSADKPISEVPSSMTILDKKDGEQAKALFEKVRKFRAHVEDSDFIYKLYVAQTMVKTVKFMLILTYTSTFLSKINFCHICEPDMKKLTGYEKFLCTHNMAFMLNKLLISYMALILIYGLTCLYSLFWVFRRPLKEYSFEKVREESSFSDIPDVKNDFAFLLHMVDQYDQLYSKRFGVFLSEVSENKLREISLNHEWTFEKLRQLVTRNPQDQQELHLFMLSGLPNAVFDLTDLEVLKLELIPEVRFSAKVSQMTSLQELHLCHCPAKVEQTAFAFLRDHLRCLHVKFTDVAEIPPWVYLLRSLRELNLIGNLSSDNNKMIGLESMRDLRHLKMLCLKSNLTKMPTNITELSPHLIRLIIHNDGTKLLVMNSLKKMTNLIELELHCCELERIPHAIFSLINLQELDLKSNNIRTIEEIISFQHLRRLACLKLWHNKIITIPSSIGQVKSLESLHLSHNKLESLPIALFALPKLRHLDVSHNSITVLPPDVGLLHNLQHLAINSNKLESLPKPLFRNTKLKVLCLGHNALTTLPETVGQLVQLTQLELRGNCLDRLPAQLGHCRMLRKHGLIVEDHLFDTLPVEVKESISRETNVSFTSGL from the coding sequence ATGTTCACACTCACTGAGATCGCGTCCTTGAACGACATCCAGCCAACGTACCGCATCTTAAAGCCATGGTGGGACGTCTTCATGGACTACCTTGGGTTGGTCATGCTCATGCTGGCTGTTTTTGCGATGACCATGCAGATCACCAAGGACCAGGTGGCTTGCCTTCCCTGTGTGGAGGAGGAACACTGCCCCAAGCAGAACATGGCGAATGCAACCTCTGGTTCCTGTACTGCCATCACTACCCCATTGCCCACCAAGGACCAGCCAAACAAAGTTGACAAAGAGATCCACACAACACACCAACAGACTGCTCTTGCGACAGAACAGTTTGCCAGTCAAGCTCAACCAACTGGTGTTAAAACCAATCTGGACTTTCAACAGTATGTCTTTATTAATCAGATATGTTACCACGTTGCCTTGCCCTGGTATTCCAAGTACTTTCCATACCTCACCCTCATCCACACCATTATTCTCATGGTCAGTAGCAATTTCTGGTTCAAATATCCCAAAACAAGCTCAAAGATTGAGCATTTTGTTTCTATTCTGGGAAGATGTTTTGAGTCTCCTTGGACTACAAAGGCTTTGTCTGAAACCGCCTGTGAGCACTCAGAGGAGAACAAACAGAGGTTGCCCGTCACCTCCTCAGTACCCTATCAGGTGTCTTTAGAGGGGAAGGATGAAGACTCAAATGCCAACCAGTCCACGCCTATCCTGGGAGATTTTAGGTTTTCTGCAGACAAACCCATTTCGGAGGTGCCGAGCAGTATGACAATCTTGGACAAAAAAGACGGGGAGCAAGCCAAAGCCCTGTTTGAGAAGGTGAGGAAGTTCAGAGCCCATGTGGAGGACAGTGATTTCATTTACAAGCTCTATGTAGCACAGACAATGGTCAAAACTGTTAAGTTTATGTTGATATTGACCTACACGTCAACCTTTTTGTCTAAAATAAATTTCTGTCATATTTGTGAACCTGATATGAAAAAGCTAACTGGATATGAAAAATTCTTATGTACGCACAACATGGCTTTCATGCTAAACAAGCTTCTCATTTCCTATATGGCATTGATTTTGATCTATGGGCTCACATGCCTCTACTCGCTCTTTTGGGTGTTTCGACGACCTCTGAAAGAGTACTCGTTCGAGAAGGTCAGGGAagagagcagcttcagtgacatTCCTGATGTGAAGAATGACTTTGCATTCCTCTTACACATGGTTGACCAGTACGATCAGCTGTACTCCAAGCgctttggtgtttttttgtcTGAGGTCAGTGAGAACAAGCTGAGGGAGATCAGCCTCAACCATGAATGGACCTTTGAAAAACTGAGGCAACTCGTCACACGCAACCCCCAAGACCAGCAGGAGCTGCACCTCTTCATGCTTTCTGGACTCCCGAACGCAGTGTTTGACCTCACAGACTTGGAAGTGCTTAAACTGGAGCTGATTCCTGAGGTGAGGTTTTCCGCGAAGGTTTCCCAAATGACCAGCTTGCAAGAGTTGCATCTGTGCCACTGTCCGGCCAAAGTAGAGCAGACTGCTTTTGCGTTCCTCCGGGATCATCTCCGCTGCCTTCATGTCAAGTTCACAGATGTAGCTGAGATCCCACCTTGGGTCTATTTGCTGAGAAGTCTAAGGGAACTCAACCTGATTGGTAACTTGAGCTCGGACAACAACAAAATGATTGGCCTGGAGTCCATGCGAGATTTGAGACATTTGAAGATGTTATGCCTGAAGAGTAACCTCACAAAAATGCCTACAAACATCACAGAGCTTTCGCCTCATTTGATTCGGTTAATCATCCACAATGATGGTACAAAACTACTGGTTATGAACAGTCTGAAAAAAATGACCAACCTCATTGAACTGGAGCTTCACTGCTGTGAACTGGAGAGGATCCCCCACGCTATTTTCAGCTTGATCAACTTACAAGAACTTGACTTGAAATCTAACAACATCAGAACCATAGAGGAGATCATCAGCTTTCAGCACCTCAGGAGGCTGGCATGCCTTAAACTGTGGCACAACAAAATCATCACTATCCCATCATCCATTGGCCAGGTCAAGTCTTTAGAGTCCCTCCACCTCTCTCATAACAAACTGGAGTCTCTGCCTATAGCCTTGTTCGCTCTTCCCAAACTGCGACACTTGGATGTGAGCCATAACTCCATCACGGTGCTTCCACCAGATGTGGGTCTTCTCCACAACCTCCAGCATTTAGCCATCAATTCGAACAAACTGGAATCACTGCCCAAGCCTCTATTCAGAAACACCAAGCTGAAGGTGCTTTGTCTGGGGCATAACGCGCTCACAACACTGCCGGAGACGGTGGGTCAGCTGGTCCAGCTCACTCAGCTGGAGCTTAGAGGGAACTGTTTGGACAGGCTACCCGCCCAGTTAGGTCACTGCCGCATGCTGCGCAAACATGGTCTCATTGTGGAGGACCATCTTTTTGACACGCTGCCTGTGGAAGTAAAGGAGAGCATCAGCCGAGAAACAAACGTGTCCTTTACAAGTGGCTTATAG